Proteins co-encoded in one Flavobacterium sp. M31R6 genomic window:
- a CDS encoding efflux RND transporter permease subunit, with product MNLIRFALRKPISIMVLVAGLFFFGIGAIQDIKVDILPKMNLPVIYIAHPFGGYTPDQMEAYFGKTYVNILPFANGIKSVETKNIQGLMIMKLTYYENTNMAQAAAELGALSNRIQAAFPPGTQPPFIIRFDASSLPIGQLVLSSKIRSNNELQDMANVYVRASFTSIPGLLSPAPFGGSPRTIEVNVNPNLLRSHNMTPDQIVEAIRLNNLTAPSGNVRIGDKNYITPTNNTIKEVKDFEKIPLFKGGVQNLTLGDVATVKDGADITAGYALVNGKRSVYISIAKAGDASTWDVVKKLKSELPKIQSTLPEDVKLSYEFDQSVYVINSVKSLITEGIIGAVLTGLMVLLFLGDRRAAIIVILTIPISIISGVLFLKLFGQTINLMSLSGLALAIGILVDESTVTIENIHQHLDMGKPKALAIWDACKEIALPKLLILLCILAVFAPAFTMVGIPGALFLPLALAIGFSMVFSFLLSQTFVPVMANWLMKDHPKMEHTSNITDDEAEFNACGLTPESEKDIISQKKVMVERDDFNNDHKISHFERFRIRFMKTLDRLFPYKKAATFGYLIGITLLAMVFITFIGKDVFPKVNSSQFQLRLRAADGTRLERTEEKVVLVLKELNKMVGKEHVGISSVYVGQHPSLFSINPIYLFMAGPHEAVFQVSLKDYETDMEDFKDAFRTRIKKILPDVKISFEPIELTDKVLSQGSPTPIEVRIAGKDKKRNELYANQIVEKLKKISYFRDVQIGQPIHYPAMNINIDRKRAAELGVDMNDISRSLVASTSSSRYTEKNTWIDEKAGLSYNVQVQVPLNQMKSKNDIDEIPLLKNSLRPILSDVATITPTVVSGENDNLGAMPYITVTANTYKTDLGKATKDVAATISSLGELPRGLFIEPIGMTKVLNETLSSLQLGLLVAVFVIFLMLAANFQSFKVSAVILTTVPAVVLGALLMLTITGSTLNLQSYMGIIMSVGVSIANAVLLVTNAEQLRKRNGNALESAREAAALRLRPIIMTSVAMIAGMLPMAIGHGEGGDQVSPLGRAVIGGLLFSTFTVLLILPLIFAWAQEKTSIKSISLDPEDEESEHYISSLK from the coding sequence ATGAATTTAATACGATTTGCACTCCGCAAACCCATCTCGATAATGGTATTGGTAGCAGGCTTATTCTTTTTTGGAATAGGTGCCATACAAGATATCAAAGTGGATATCCTACCCAAAATGAACCTTCCGGTAATTTATATTGCCCATCCGTTTGGAGGATATACTCCTGACCAAATGGAAGCTTATTTTGGAAAAACCTATGTGAATATCCTTCCTTTTGCCAATGGTATAAAATCAGTGGAGACCAAGAATATCCAAGGTTTGATGATTATGAAATTGACCTATTATGAAAACACCAATATGGCACAAGCTGCTGCCGAATTGGGTGCACTTTCCAATAGAATTCAAGCGGCGTTTCCTCCCGGAACACAACCGCCTTTTATCATTCGTTTTGACGCCTCTTCATTACCGATTGGACAATTAGTTCTGAGCAGTAAAATCAGGTCCAACAATGAATTACAGGATATGGCAAATGTATATGTTCGCGCTTCCTTTACTTCTATTCCCGGTTTATTATCGCCAGCTCCCTTTGGCGGAAGCCCGAGAACAATAGAAGTAAATGTTAATCCTAATTTGTTGCGTTCCCACAATATGACACCTGACCAAATTGTGGAAGCGATACGACTAAACAACCTTACCGCTCCTTCCGGAAACGTGCGAATTGGCGATAAAAACTATATCACGCCCACAAACAATACAATTAAAGAAGTTAAGGATTTTGAAAAAATTCCGTTGTTTAAAGGCGGAGTTCAAAACCTGACTTTAGGAGATGTGGCTACCGTAAAAGATGGTGCTGATATCACGGCAGGTTATGCTTTGGTCAACGGAAAACGTTCTGTTTACATCAGTATTGCCAAAGCGGGCGATGCTTCAACTTGGGATGTGGTTAAAAAACTAAAATCCGAATTACCAAAAATTCAAAGCACATTACCCGAAGATGTTAAATTGTCTTATGAATTTGACCAATCCGTTTATGTAATCAATTCGGTAAAAAGTTTAATTACCGAAGGAATTATCGGAGCGGTGTTAACTGGGTTAATGGTTTTATTGTTTCTTGGGGACAGAAGAGCTGCCATAATTGTGATATTAACGATTCCGATTTCCATCATTTCGGGAGTTTTATTCTTGAAATTATTTGGACAAACCATCAATTTAATGTCATTGAGCGGGCTGGCTTTGGCTATCGGAATTTTGGTGGATGAAAGTACGGTAACCATAGAAAATATTCACCAACACCTCGATATGGGAAAACCCAAGGCACTCGCCATTTGGGACGCCTGTAAAGAAATTGCGCTGCCAAAACTGCTGATTCTGCTTTGTATTTTGGCCGTTTTTGCCCCTGCCTTTACGATGGTAGGAATCCCAGGAGCTTTGTTTTTGCCTTTGGCGTTAGCGATTGGTTTTTCGATGGTATTTTCATTTTTATTATCACAAACTTTTGTGCCGGTTATGGCCAATTGGTTGATGAAAGATCATCCAAAAATGGAACACACCTCAAATATTACAGATGATGAAGCCGAGTTTAATGCTTGCGGATTAACACCGGAATCCGAAAAAGATATCATCAGTCAAAAAAAGGTTATGGTTGAAAGAGATGATTTTAATAATGACCATAAAATAAGTCATTTTGAAAGATTCAGAATTCGATTCATGAAAACGCTGGACCGTCTTTTCCCATACAAAAAAGCGGCTACTTTCGGGTATCTTATCGGAATTACACTTCTTGCCATGGTCTTCATTACTTTTATTGGAAAAGATGTTTTCCCAAAAGTAAATTCGAGCCAGTTTCAGCTTAGATTGCGCGCTGCAGACGGAACACGATTGGAACGTACAGAAGAAAAAGTGGTTTTGGTATTGAAAGAATTAAACAAAATGGTGGGCAAAGAACACGTTGGGATTTCATCGGTTTATGTGGGTCAACATCCATCTTTGTTCTCTATTAACCCAATTTATTTATTTATGGCTGGTCCGCATGAGGCCGTTTTTCAAGTCAGTTTGAAAGATTATGAAACCGATATGGAGGATTTTAAAGATGCGTTTAGAACCCGAATTAAAAAGATTCTGCCTGATGTAAAAATCTCGTTTGAACCAATCGAGCTTACAGACAAAGTATTGAGCCAAGGCTCCCCTACTCCAATTGAAGTTCGAATTGCAGGAAAAGACAAAAAAAGAAATGAATTGTACGCTAATCAGATAGTCGAAAAACTAAAGAAAATATCCTATTTCAGAGATGTGCAAATTGGACAGCCAATTCATTATCCTGCAATGAATATTAACATCGACAGAAAACGTGCAGCCGAATTGGGTGTTGACATGAATGATATTTCACGCTCATTGGTCGCTTCGACATCTTCTTCAAGATATACCGAAAAAAATACTTGGATTGATGAAAAAGCGGGCTTGTCGTATAACGTTCAGGTGCAAGTGCCTTTGAACCAAATGAAAAGCAAAAATGACATCGATGAAATTCCGCTGTTAAAAAATTCGCTTCGTCCTATTTTGAGTGATGTGGCTACAATCACACCTACAGTTGTAAGTGGTGAGAATGACAATTTAGGAGCGATGCCTTACATCACCGTTACTGCAAATACCTATAAAACCGACTTAGGGAAAGCGACTAAAGATGTGGCGGCAACGATAAGTTCATTAGGGGAATTGCCTCGTGGTTTGTTTATCGAACCAATTGGTATGACCAAAGTATTAAACGAAACATTAAGCAGTTTACAACTCGGATTATTAGTTGCCGTATTTGTCATTTTCTTAATGCTTGCCGCCAATTTTCAATCGTTCAAAGTTTCTGCTGTTATTTTGACAACCGTTCCGGCTGTAGTTCTGGGAGCCTTATTAATGCTAACGATTACTGGTTCAACTCTAAACTTACAATCGTACATGGGAATCATCATGTCGGTTGGGGTTTCGATTGCCAATGCCGTTTTGCTGGTCACCAATGCTGAACAATTACGAAAACGCAATGGTAACGCATTAGAATCGGCTCGGGAAGCCGCTGCTTTACGACTTCGCCCTATTATTATGACCTCTGTGGCCATGATTGCGGGAATGTTACCTATGGCGATTGGTCATGGCGAAGGAGGCGATCAAGTTTCTCCATTAGGAAGAGCCGTAATTGGTGGATTATTATTTTCGACCTTTACAGTATTGCTGATTTTGCCTTTAATTTTTGCCTGGGCTCAAGAAAAAACATCCATAAAATCGATCTCTTTGGACCCTGAAGACGAAGAAAGCGAGCATTATATATCATCACTAAAATAA
- a CDS encoding efflux RND transporter periplasmic adaptor subunit gives MNTKILQPTALFFVALFILSSCNSNKKEEPVAELEPKMETFSLAKSKLTTDLRLPAELSGFSQVDLYAKVNSYVKTLKVDIGSDVKKGQLLIELEAPEISSQLSASESRLHSQEAVYTASNSTYQRLLETSKVEGTISKNDLELALSKKNSDFAQLAAARAGHKEIKSIQDYLQIRAPFDGKVTARNVNTGAYVGQGAQIPLLTVQDQKKLRLSLSVPEAYTGYLKVGDMIGFNVVSLRGETFKAKISRMSGALDLKLRSERVELDVINSDEKLLPGMVAEVILPLNSKKETFVVPKSAVVNTAEGIFLIKVVNKKAQRINVSLGLEVDDKIEVFSDSLQQNDVLLSKANEEIKDGDDVKE, from the coding sequence ATGAACACTAAAATATTACAACCGACCGCGCTATTTTTTGTAGCACTATTTATTCTAAGCAGTTGCAATTCGAATAAAAAAGAAGAGCCTGTTGCCGAATTGGAACCTAAAATGGAAACCTTCTCTTTGGCAAAATCAAAACTGACCACCGACTTGCGTTTACCGGCCGAGTTATCCGGTTTTAGCCAAGTGGATTTATATGCTAAAGTGAACAGTTATGTAAAAACACTCAAAGTAGATATTGGCTCCGATGTAAAAAAAGGACAATTGCTTATTGAACTGGAAGCACCCGAAATCAGTTCGCAATTATCGGCTTCTGAATCTCGCCTGCATTCGCAAGAAGCAGTCTATACAGCCAGCAACAGCACCTACCAACGATTACTTGAAACAAGCAAGGTCGAAGGAACAATTTCCAAAAATGACTTGGAACTGGCTTTGTCCAAAAAGAATTCAGACTTTGCGCAATTAGCCGCTGCCCGTGCTGGACACAAAGAAATCAAATCGATTCAAGACTATTTACAGATACGAGCTCCTTTTGACGGTAAAGTAACTGCACGAAATGTAAACACTGGCGCGTATGTGGGACAAGGAGCCCAAATTCCGTTGCTGACTGTGCAGGACCAAAAGAAACTTCGTCTATCGTTATCTGTGCCTGAAGCGTACACAGGTTACCTAAAAGTGGGTGATATGATTGGGTTTAATGTAGTGTCTTTACGTGGCGAAACATTCAAAGCTAAAATCAGCAGAATGTCTGGAGCACTGGACCTCAAACTACGCTCGGAACGTGTCGAACTGGATGTAATCAATTCTGATGAAAAATTACTTCCCGGAATGGTTGCCGAAGTGATCCTACCGCTTAACAGCAAAAAAGAAACTTTTGTTGTTCCTAAATCGGCTGTTGTGAATACTGCAGAAGGAATCTTTTTGATAAAAGTAGTCAACAAAAAAGCACAACGCATCAATGTAAGCCTTGGACTTGAAGTTGATGATAAAATTGAAGTTTTCAGTGATTCATTGCAACAAAATGATGTTTTACTCAGTAAAGCAAATGAAGAAATTAAGGATGGCGATGATGTAAAGGAATAA
- a CDS encoding S9 family peptidase: MNSNFFYNLLLWLSILILPDMVFSQSTDFTIQDVTFESGGITLAGSILTPKKTVAAVVIVHGSDPVKREMEFAKRLAKEGIAVLTYDKRGVGESGGVYVGPSVGTNNIDTTNLNLLSQDASIAVNTFRTYLKDKKIPIGLVGFSQAGWIIPIAASKNPKIEFMVLFSCPTITTLEQLRFQFYTNGNNNFWENHTESDALDHTKNDPDRYQFTATDPKISLNTLSIPGLWLFGEKDIQIPVKLCIEQLNTFKVQGKPFEYTLFSTLGHNTSSGNITEPFDISIQWIKQKALNIKKSKASK, translated from the coding sequence ATGAATAGTAACTTTTTCTATAATTTACTTCTATGGTTATCAATTCTAATTTTACCAGATATGGTATTTTCTCAATCAACAGACTTTACCATTCAAGATGTAACGTTTGAAAGTGGTGGCATCACTCTTGCAGGCTCAATTTTAACACCTAAAAAAACAGTTGCAGCAGTTGTAATTGTTCATGGTTCTGACCCTGTAAAAAGAGAAATGGAGTTCGCTAAACGCCTTGCCAAAGAAGGTATTGCTGTACTGACCTATGATAAACGTGGAGTTGGAGAATCTGGTGGTGTATATGTAGGACCTTCTGTTGGCACGAATAATATTGACACTACTAATCTTAATTTATTATCTCAAGATGCAAGTATAGCAGTAAATACATTTCGAACCTATTTGAAAGATAAAAAAATACCTATTGGATTAGTTGGCTTCAGTCAGGCAGGATGGATAATCCCAATTGCTGCAAGCAAAAATCCTAAAATAGAGTTTATGGTTTTATTTAGTTGCCCTACAATTACAACCCTAGAACAACTTCGATTTCAGTTTTACACTAATGGAAACAATAATTTTTGGGAAAACCATACAGAATCAGATGCTCTTGACCATACTAAAAATGACCCAGACAGATATCAATTTACAGCTACTGACCCAAAAATTTCCTTGAATACTCTTTCAATTCCAGGGCTTTGGCTTTTTGGTGAGAAAGACATCCAAATTCCGGTAAAGTTGTGTATAGAACAATTAAATACATTTAAAGTTCAAGGCAAACCTTTCGAATACACCTTGTTTTCAACATTAGGACATAATACTTCTTCTGGCAATATTACAGAACCTTTTGATATTTCAATTCAATGGATAAAACAGAAAGCTTTGAATATTAAGAAGTCTAAAGCATCTAAATAA
- a CDS encoding TetR/AcrR family transcriptional regulator has translation MARCVEFNEVEKIEKAMNVFWEKGYNATSMQDLVDAMQINRSSLYNTIGDKHQLFMKCIGNYFDNAMLEIKEKVAKETSAKAALIKIITDKADWVVSCDKGCLGMKTIFEIAPDDSTVRNQMSKNNEVFIEFMATIVQKAMDDGEMDDTEDASLMAEYIATSFTGWKQSYILHGNPIKIKKMSEFLIKNIFK, from the coding sequence ATGGCTCGATGTGTAGAATTTAACGAGGTCGAAAAAATTGAAAAAGCAATGAATGTCTTTTGGGAAAAAGGATATAATGCTACTTCTATGCAGGACTTAGTGGATGCTATGCAGATCAACAGAAGCAGTTTATACAACACCATTGGCGACAAGCATCAATTATTTATGAAATGCATTGGCAATTATTTCGATAATGCTATGCTGGAAATAAAAGAAAAAGTGGCTAAAGAAACATCAGCCAAAGCTGCACTGATTAAAATTATTACTGATAAGGCTGATTGGGTTGTATCCTGCGACAAAGGTTGTCTGGGTATGAAAACGATTTTCGAAATTGCTCCAGATGATTCCACTGTCCGAAACCAGATGAGTAAAAACAATGAAGTTTTCATCGAATTTATGGCAACAATAGTTCAAAAAGCTATGGATGATGGCGAAATGGACGATACAGAAGATGCTTCATTAATGGCTGAGTACATTGCGACTTCTTTTACTGGATGGAAGCAATCGTATATCCTTCATGGAAATCCTATCAAAATCAAAAAAATGTCAGAATTCCTGATTAAAAATATATTTAAATAA
- a CDS encoding efflux RND transporter periplasmic adaptor subunit → MKKIIFLSLMAVFLISCSDKSQAPAAAPAPLLPVMAVTTETTTTDAEYPAAIQGTVDVEIRPQVSGNLDRVLVDEGAYVTKGQTLFKINERPYREQLNTALASLHAAEASYINAQLEVDKLTPLVQNKVVSDYQLKSAKASQKIAAANIEQAKAIAASAKINLGYTNITAPVNGYIGRLPKKQGSLVAATDVEALTTLSDVQEVYAYFSLSETDFIQFKSKYAGNSIGDKIKNLPPVTLILADNSDYPQTGKIDMVDGQFDKTTGAITVRAKFSNPNKTLRSGNTGKVRLGMEHDDAILVPQSATIEMQDKVFVFTVSKENKVTKMPITVIGKSGANYLIKDGVKTGDQIVLSGIDKLQEGQLIQPEKSATKLAQIINKK, encoded by the coding sequence ATGAAAAAAATCATCTTTTTAAGTTTAATGGCTGTATTTTTAATCAGCTGTTCTGATAAATCGCAGGCACCTGCCGCTGCGCCCGCTCCCCTCCTGCCCGTTATGGCAGTCACTACCGAAACCACTACCACTGATGCCGAATATCCTGCCGCCATACAAGGAACTGTGGATGTTGAAATTCGTCCTCAGGTAAGCGGTAACTTAGATCGCGTTTTGGTCGATGAAGGTGCTTATGTAACCAAAGGACAGACTCTATTCAAAATAAACGAACGCCCTTACCGCGAGCAATTAAATACTGCTTTGGCCAGTCTTCATGCTGCCGAAGCGTCATATATCAACGCACAACTTGAAGTTGATAAACTAACGCCGTTGGTTCAAAACAAAGTCGTTTCTGATTATCAATTGAAATCGGCTAAAGCTTCCCAAAAAATTGCCGCTGCCAATATCGAACAGGCGAAAGCAATTGCCGCATCAGCAAAAATCAATTTAGGATACACCAATATTACTGCTCCCGTAAATGGCTACATTGGAAGATTGCCAAAAAAACAAGGGAGCTTGGTTGCTGCAACAGATGTTGAGGCATTAACAACTCTTTCGGATGTTCAAGAAGTGTATGCTTATTTTTCGTTGAGTGAAACTGACTTCATCCAATTTAAATCAAAATATGCCGGAAACAGCATTGGTGACAAAATCAAAAATCTTCCTCCAGTAACTTTGATATTAGCTGATAACAGCGATTATCCGCAAACTGGAAAAATCGATATGGTCGATGGACAGTTTGACAAAACAACTGGTGCTATTACCGTTAGAGCAAAATTCTCCAATCCTAACAAAACATTACGTTCTGGAAACACAGGGAAAGTTCGTTTAGGAATGGAGCATGACGATGCGATTTTGGTACCGCAATCGGCTACAATAGAAATGCAGGATAAAGTTTTTGTCTTTACGGTAAGCAAAGAAAACAAGGTTACCAAAATGCCAATTACTGTTATCGGTAAAAGTGGTGCAAACTACCTCATCAAAGACGGTGTAAAAACAGGCGATCAAATTGTATTAAGCGGTATCGACAAACTTCAGGAAGGACAACTAATTCAACCTGAGAAATCAGCAACTAAACTTGCTCAAATCATTAACAAAAAATAA